Proteins encoded in a region of the Micromonas commoda chromosome 10, complete sequence genome:
- a CDS encoding predicted protein yields the protein MAPKTASMSGGDSERAGWGSRGPVATLVNELIDVLRPTEQSDRRRRGVFRHIASLVDGCFAGENVLVTAFGSVPLRTYLPDGDIDVCLLGPHELLSRDDWTVRLRAHVERAEAAAAEASIELGSPVAEFAVSEIHIIHAEVKLMKLICDGVVVDVSANQFGGLAALGFLEEVNAFIGKGEIFKRSIVLIKAWGFYEGRLLGAHHALISTYALETLVLYILNRFHKELSTPLEVLHKFLVFFADFDWDKFAVSVHGPVPLEDLHKVTGPIGKRPEVHAEGALLTPDFMWRMMDKYGNESVSAKLGGGADSTPRPMARKYLNVVDPLLSSNNLGRSVSQGNAKRIRKALALGAQRLTALRESSTGGECFGAVRMLEQFFGNTMRHRRLGPMPHLPMAPSTPGFAGRNHADEVSMTPARCPRTGAVSVLASPSSPSQYQSPLPRSVDGQPPGSASSRMATKGTEAPAARTRRKTPVAAGEDGGEEDDGAEGGVDGSVPRRLEMGSPEKRGGGGGGGSDDAADDHWPHLERGGTRCPVLQRAENAARAEKAERDLHGEERGPFWGRWDPLPASEAIAQHARAFASEGFPALDGREGTKSTRCPVLAAAAREEEEVVASAIPSGCPFHAAAARRRDSEAARSDGSSDESSKEAKSASPTGPLSDGDGEGGKGDVSRVQGSEKAPAAPAAPPPPPGPPPPGQRTSMDGARARMRREMSCPTFFPEHERRVPPPPPPAPPVKPGPAVLPAGSGSGGVSDVFTGDLEAIWSHLQFGRAYHHLAIVQMRAFEAMGGDPRALQQHRFGGFNNGGGGGRRGAGGAAAFNRRNSRDGGGRGGHARSGSWGAPGGGGGKPGQPPPPPGAPTLEQYGQRRPARQSRQSCVSEGSDESSEDASRKPGAVHHHQQQQQQQQGRRSRDGRGGRGGGGGKSGGGSSIVEEAPAGNWSKAVSSKTSAAEKAPGKVGDRDRNADADPPPLPPGPPPPGTRTSMDGSGPFASPPPPPPEQPRPSWGPKKTAPIDAIRAPPTPPPVPAEDPASPPREATRSRQQRPPTAAEGRAAAAKGRLGVAPKGSWSSLVAAGGASGSSGPAEGGFAERRTEIRVVGRESASAPPSPARPLAGAWAKGNGKDVLAAAAEASRAAAAAAEASKVAAAAAAITVAELGGRDAAAGGQGAQVAQGRSRASSSSGDSNSGEKENSAERKADSTAPARDGDDDESYTHKVEEFPTLGGVGDGGGGGGGGGEKAAVGVAWGSGENPWSNRGGSTRLQTGGQPAT from the exons ATGGCGCCCAAGACGGCGAGCATGAGCGGAGGAGactccgagcgcgcggggtgggGCAGCCGCGGGCCGGTGGCGACCCTCGTgaacgagctcatcgacgtGCTCCGGCCCACGGAACAATCCGACAGACGCAGACGAGGAGTCTTCAGGCACATCGCctcgctcgtcgacggaTGCTTCGCCGGGGAGAACGTGCTG GTCACGGCGTTCGGGTCCGTGCCGTTGCGGACGTACCTGCCCGACGGCGACATCGACGTGTGCCTCCTGGGACCCCACGAGCTCCTCTCCAGGGACGACTGGACCGTGCGACTGCGAGCGCACGTCGAGCgagcggaggctgccgccgcggaggcgagcatAGAGCTGGGTTCGCCGGTGGCCGAGTTCGCGGTGTCCGAGATTCACATCATACACGCGGAGGTGAAGCTGATGAAGCTGATTTGCGACGGCGTGGTGGTCGACGTGAGCGCGAACCAGTTTGGGGGTTTAGCCGCGTTGGGTTTTTTGGAGGAGGTGAACGCGTTCATCGGGAAGGGCGAGATCTTCAAGCGGTCCATCGTGCTGATCAAGGCGTGGGGTTTCTACGAGGGAAGgctgctcggcgcgcaccACGCGCTGATCAGCACGTACGCGCTGGAGACGCTCGTGCTGTACATCCTCAACAGGTTTCATAAGGAGCTCTCCACGCCGCTGGAGGTGCTGCACAAGTTTCTGGTGTTCTTCGCCGACTTTGACTGGGACAAGTTCGCGGTCAGCGTCCACGGGCCCGTGCCCCTGGAGGATCTTCACAAGGTGACCGGTCCGATCGGTAAACGACCGGAGGTTCACGCGGAGGGTGCGCTGCTCACCCCCGATTTCATGTGGCGGATGATGGACAAATACGGCAACGAATCCGTGAGCGCCAagttgggcggcggcgccgactcgACCCCGAGGCCAATGGCGCGTAAGTACCTCAACGTCGTGGATCCGCTGCTCTCCAGCAACAATCTCGGCCGGAGCGTGAGCCAGGGTAACGCCAAGCGCATACGCAAGGCTCTGGCGCTCGGAGCGCAGAGGCTCACCGCGCTGAGGGAGTCGAGCACCGGCGGCGAATGcttcggcgccgttcgcatGCTCGAGCAGTTCTTCGGCAACACCATGCGTCACAGGCGCCTCGGGCCCATGCCCCACCTGCCGATGGCGCCGAGTACCCCGGGCTTCGCGGGCAGGAAccacgcggacgaggtgagcatgacgcccgcgaggtgcCCGAGGACGGGTGCGGTTTccgtgctcgcgtcgccgtcgtcgccgagccagTACCAGTCGCCGCTGCCCCGGTCCGTCGACGGACAGCCGCCGgggtccgcgagctcgaggatggcgaccAAGGGGAccgaggcgcccgccgcgagaaCGCGGAGGAAGAccccggtcgccgccggcgaggacggtggGGAGGAGGATGATGGGGCGGAgggtggcgtcgacggctccGTGCCCAGGCGGCTGGAGATGGGATCGCCCGagaagcgcggcggcggcggcggcggcgggtcggacgacgccgccgatgaccaCTGGCcgcacctcgagcgcggtggcACCCGATGCCCCgtgctccagcgcgcggagaacgcggcgcgcgcggagaaggctgaGCGCGATCTCCACGGGGAGGAACGCGGGCCCTTTTGGGGCCGTTGGGATCCCCtcccggcgtcggaggctATCGCCCAACACGCCAGGGCTTTCGCGTCCGAGGGGTTCCCCGCGCTcgatgggcgcgaggggACGAAGAGTACCCGGTGccccgtgctcgcggcggctgcgcgggaggaggaggaggtggtcgcgtccgccatACCGTCGGGGTGCCCCttccacgcggcggcggctcgacggcgggACTCGGAGGCGGCTCGATCGGACGGTTCCTCCGACGAGTCGTCGAAGGAGGCCaagagcgcgtcgcccaccgGTCCGTtatccgacggcgacggtgaaggCGGCAAGGGCGACGTATCGAGGGTCCAAGGGTCGGAAAAAGCtccggcggctcccgcggcgcccccgcccccgcccggtccgccgccacccggCCAGCGGACCTCGATGGACGGCGCCCGGGCGCGGATGCGCCGCGAGATGAGCTGCCCGACGTTCTTCCCGGAgcacgagcggcgcgtcccgccgccgccgccgcccgcgccgccggttAAGCCCGGGCCGGCGGTGCTCCCCGCCGGGTCCGGGTCTGGCGGCGTCTCGGACGTCTTCACCGGCGACCTCGAGGCCATATGGAGCCACCTCCAGTTCGGCCGGGCGTACCATCACCTCGCCATCGTGCAAATGCGAGCGTTCGAGGCTATGGgcggcgaccctcgcgcgttgCAGCAGCACAGGTTTGGCGGGTTCaacaacggcggcggcggcggccgcaggggcgcgggtggcgcggcggctttcAACAGGCGCAACAgccgggacggcggcggtcggggcggcCACGCGAGGAGCGGCAGCtggggcgcgcccggcggcggcggcggcaagccCGGccaacccccgccgcctccaggcgcgccgacgctcgagCAGTACGGGCAGCGCAGGCCCGCGAGGCAGAGCAGGCAGAGCTGCGTGAGCGAGGGGTCCGACGAGAGCTCCGAGGATGCCTCCAGGAAGCCGGGCGCGGTGCACCAccaccagcagcagcagcagcaacaaCAGGGGAGGCGcagtcgcgacgggcggggcggtcgcggcggcggcggcggaaaaagcggcggcgggtcgtccatcgtcgaggaggcccCCGCCGGCAACTGGAGCAAGGCGGTGTCGTCgaagacgtcggcggcggagaaggcgcccGGGAAAGTCGGCGACAGGGACAggaacgcggacgcggatccgccgccgctcccgcccggcccgccgcctcccgggACGCGAACCTCGATGGACGGATCCGGGCCtttcgcctcgccgccgccgccgccgccggagcaACCGAGGCCGTCGTGGGGACCCAAGAAGACGGCGCCGATCGACGCCatccgcgcgcctccgacgcccccgccggtacccgcggaggacccggcgtccccgccgagggaggcgacgcggtcgcggcaGCAGCGACCGCCGACCGCGGCTGagggacgggcggcggcggcgaagggtcggctcggcgtcgcgcccaaGGGTTCGTGGtcgtccctcgtcgccgcgggcggtgcATCCGGCTCATCCGGACCCGCGGAGGGAGGCTTCGCGGAGCGTCGAACGGaaatccgcgtcgtcggacgggaatccgcgtcggcgccgccgtcgccggctcgtccgctcgcgggcgcgtgggCCAAGGGTAATGGCAaggacgtgctcgcggcggcggcggaggcttccagggcggcggcggcggcggcggaggcttccaaggtggccgcggcggctgccgcgatCACGGTGGCGGAGCTTGGCGGTCgggatgccgccgcgggtggtcAAGGCGCGCAAGTCGCTCAGGGTCGatctcgcgcgtcgtcgtcgtcgggtgaTTCCAACTCGGGCGAAAAGGAAAACTCGGCGGAACGAAAGGCGGAttcgaccgcgcccgcgagggacggcgacgacgacgagagctACACGCACAAGGTTGAGGAGTTTCCCACGCTGGGTGGCGTcggggatggcggcggcggcggcggcggcggcggcgagaaggctGCGGTTGGCGTCGCGTGGGGTTCCGGCGAGAACCCGTGGTCaaaccgcggcgggtcgacgaGGCTACAGACGGGAGGACAGCCCGCGACGTGA
- a CDS encoding predicted protein: MAAYNHQAGTNPDLVEGTTPSSATEGFSHIWPGTHLGLTASDIAEVRFYCHTSNHNRVMHFSVNNDWIKTAILTGSVSGNSVSYWTSGTTKLAGHTAKLPDSTTHVQSSSGFGLLDVPFYEWGAGHWRLRDNTGGQNWECDDYSAGTTSHQVWIKLAE; this comes from the coding sequence ATGGCGGCGTACAATCACCAGGCGGGCACCAACCCAGATTTGGTGGAGGGCACgactccgtcgtcggcgacggaggggTTCTCTCACATCTGGCCCGGCACGCACCTCGGACTGACCGCCTCGGACATCGCCGAGGTTCGGTTCTATTGCCACACCAGCAATCACAACCGCGTGATGCACTTCTCGGTGAACAACGACTGGATCAAGACGGCCATCTTGACCGGAAGCGTTTCGGGTAACTCTGTATCGTACTGGACGTCGGGCACCACGAAGCTCGCTGGGCACACGGCGAAGCTCCCGGATTCCACAACTCATGTCCAATCCAGTTCTGGTTTTGGCTTGTTGGATGTTCCATTCTACGAATGGGGTGCTGGTCATTGGAGGTTGCGGGATAATACCGGAGGGCAAAACTGGGAATGCGACGATTATTCCGCTGGGACCACCTCGCATCAGGTCTGGATCAAGCTGGCGGAGTAG
- a CDS encoding predicted protein: MGRRYVLLLCILASLQTVGAQLGDTTGVDDGTNNQAGTKKSVEVNSYFTEFTRVGPYPYQVCADLPGEIGETDATKSARCIPVEAGELDFCSAVAYDTCSRVISPILYDEQIGKSHDERIARWELEFPALVTTECTEAFQLYFCLLAFPRCEEDTDNLGSFLELPLCFDYCVNAHMACIGDSLLSQAACDKAVVLGRVAPPRADVTCVSGARSLGASMVCALALALLSWFASERGSY, from the coding sequence ATGGGTCGCCGGTATGTCCTCCTGCTGTGCATCCTCGCCTCGCTTCAGaccgtcggcgcgcagctGGGGGATAccaccggcgtcgacgacggcacgaACAACCAGGCGGGCACGAAGAAGTCGGTGGAGGTGAACTCCTACTTCACCGAGTTCACGAGGGTGGGACCGTACCCGTACCAGGTGTGCGCGGACTTACCCGGCGAGATcggcgagacggacgcgacgaagagCGCGAGGTGCATCCCGGTCGAGGCGGGCGAGCTCGATTTCtgctccgcggtggcgtacgATACCTGCTCCCGGGTCATATCGCCCATCCTCTACGACGAGCAGATTGGAAAGTCGCACGACGAGAGGATCGCGCGGTGGGAGCTGGAgttccccgcgctcgtcaccacCGAGTGCACCGAGGCGTTCCAGCTCTACTTCTGCCTGTTGGCGTTCCCGCGATGCGAGGAGGACACCGATAACCTGGGGAGCTTTCTGGAGCTACCGCTGTGTTTCGACTACTGCGTCAACGCGCACATGGCGTGCATCGGCGACTCGCTGTTGTCGCAGGCGGCGTGCGATAAGGCCGTGGTGCTGGGGCGGGtggcgcctccgcgggcggaCGTGACGTGCGTTTCGGGGGCGCGGAGTCTGGGGGCGTCGATGGTGTGCGCGTTGGCGTTGGCGTTGCTGTCGTGGTTCGCCTCGGAGAGAGGTTCGTATTAG
- a CDS encoding predicted protein encodes MAPKVVETVEFDADIHPSRLGRLVKVRHRDEEGALSAWSHGVCTWAETQWIEEEVPGGIRKVEIPTGGYQLQWGLFETVEMALQQKRSRQRFSDEKEPYYIEELMQLNPPLAAYTDLDDEHGTLDVNKCDDDDAPWIVAKREKDAEEREARAMMAKKSAEASLLKAEAAKRREKDLKAKADAKRKKAQMLTAVAEKAKRRKENESRRKSFQNAAAAEYRGPSASFGETGETNDEEDAAYALLAALKGGDRGRDAALYSRRSEPPRKSKPRSERRRPVETVGESRGRAAKPRLNRRCMQCSTCLNPRLKKRCLGREEGFIEDEPEPARNEEDENSPEKLLEEVERDLNTVVFPQENTAVVPQEVAAIHAARAAHIARLQESLAIRVAETASMSMPPPVKLRHSVRPPFVNNEEEPPRHDARPAFVNNEEEPPRHDVRPQMFNNEEEPPRHDPTPQNVDNDEDEEEEEPAPKRKRGRPPGSKSKPKPDTAPQPHHHQPPPPPINAPVNNQPVNDRPVVTTPPSGSDVDELAHEPAVRPVPGLHGADRWDVNPLTGVDSATGRVISDVFAGGRPSSWLVRLLASYMATDKLGRQRMCVIIAALEERQHNFAERLIHDLNLEAQPGKSGDPIVAAWTYRLLQYAYVRQGEREGDALKAGEIAEKMEREIRAAQEQHSWNNITGHGGELPVGGWRASDGPRSSTAIATAGSAGAVGIVFDLIMSGILGKRPTKEDWARISHNAHAIAMQHPNDALILQLYGGLLWRRGEMRAASMVLMKAYQHDGQQARAAPWAFETLLLMGDKESATAMYERVHRFNPAMSLRLKRIAESTISAVEARGPWPESLQDQNQQYHPGAIERFADRARA; translated from the exons ATGGCGCCGAAGGTCGTGGAGACCGTCGAgttcgacgcggacatcCATCCCAGTCGGCTCGGACGTCTGGTCAAggtgcgccaccgcgatgaGGAAGGCGCGCTCTCGGCATGGAGCCACGGCGTTTGCACCTGGGCCGAGACCCAGTGGATAGAGGAGGAGGTGCCCGGCGGGATCAGGAAGGTTGAGATTCCCACGGGCGGGTACCAGCTGCAGTGGGGGCTCTTCGAGACTGTCGAGATGGCGCTCCAGCAGAAACGAAGCAGGCAAAGG TTCTCCGACGAGAAGGAGCCGTATTacatcgaggagctcatgcAACTGAACCCaccgctcgccgcgtacacggacctcgacgacgagcacggAACCCTCGACGTGAACaagtgcgacgacgacgacgctcctTGGATCGTGGCGAAGCGcgagaaggacgccgaggaacgcgaggcgcgcgcgatgatggCCAAGAAATCCGCGGAAGCGTCGCTCCTAAAGGCGGAGGCcgcgaagcgacgcgagaAGGACctcaaggccaaggcggacgcTAAGCGCAAGAAGGCCCAGAtgctcaccgccgtcgcggagaaggccaagaGGCGAAAGGAAAACGAGTCGCGGAGAAAGTCGTTCCAAaacgccgcagccgccgagtACCGCggcccgtccgcgtccttcGGCGAGACCGGGGAGAccaacgacgaggaggacgcggcgtacgcgctcctggcggcgctcaagggcggcgaccgcggtcGAGACGCGGCGTTGTATTCGAGGCGatcggagccgccgcgaaaAAGTAAGCCGCGGTCGGAGCGGAGGCGGCCGGTCGAAACCGTCGGGgagtcgcgcgggcgcgccgccaagCCGAGGTTGAACAGGAGGTGCATGCAGTGCTCGACGTGCCTCAACCCGCGGCTGAAGAAGCGGTGCCTCGGCCGCGAAGAGGGATTCAtcgaggacgagcccgaACCGGCGAGGAACGAGGAGGATGAAAACTCGCCGGAGAAGCTcctggaggaggtggagaggGACCTCAACACGGTGGTGTTCCCCCAGGAAAACACGGCGGTGGTCCCCCAGGAAGTCGCCGCGATCCAtgccgcgagggccgcgcaCATCGCGCGGCTGCAGGAGAGCCTCGCcatccgcgtcgcggagacggcgtcgatgtcgatgCCCCCGCCGGTGAAACTGCGCCACAGCGTGAGGCCGCCGTTTGTCAAcaacgaggaggagccgccgcgccacgACGCGAGGCCGGCGTTTGTCAAcaacgaggaggagccgccgcgccacgACGTGAGGCCGCAGATGTTCAAcaacgaggaggagccgccgcgccacgacccgacgccgcagaACGTCGAcaacgacgaggatgaggaggaggaggagccggcgCCCAAACGCaagcgcgggcgccccccCGGCAGCAAGTCCAAGCCAAAACCCGACaccgcgccgcagccgcaccaccaccagccgccgccgccgccgatcaaCGCTCCCGTGAACAACCAGCCCGTCAACGACCGGCCCGTCgtcacgacgccgccgtccggctcggacgtcgacgagctcgcgcacgaACCCGCGGTGCGACCCGTCCCGGGGctgcacggcgcggaccgcTGGGACGTCAACCCCCTCACCGGCGTGGACAGCGCCACCGGCCGGGTCATCTCCGACGTGTTCGCCGGGGGCAGGCCGTCGAGCTGGCTCGTCCGCCTGCTGGCGTCGTACATGGCGACGGATAAGCTGGGTCGGCAGCGAATGTGcgtcatcatcgccgcgctcgaggagcggCAGCACAACTTTGCCGAGCGATTGATCCACGATTTGAACCTCGAGGCGCAGCCGGGCAAGAGCGGGGacccgatcgtcgcggcgtggaccTACCGCCTGCTCCAGTACGCGTACGTGAGGCAGGGCGAGAGGGAAGGCGACGCCCTGAAGGCTGGCGAGATTGCGGAGAAGATGGAGCGGGAgattcgcgcggcgcaggaaCAACACTCGTGGAATAACATCaccggccacggcggcgagttacccgtcggcgggtggcgcgcgagcgacggacCGCGAtcatcgacggcgatcgccaccgccgggtccgcgggcgccgtcggtaTCGTCTTCGACCTGATCATGTCGGGCATCCTGGGGAAGAGGCCCACCAAGGAGGACTGGGCGCGGATCAGCCACAACGCTCACGCCATCGCCATGCAGCACCCCAacgacgcgctcatcctcCAGCTCTACGGGGGACTGCTctggcgacgcggcgagatGCGAGCCGCGTCGATGGTGCTGATGAAGGCGTACCAGCACGACGGTCAGcaggcgcgagcggcgccgtgggcgtTCGAGACGCTGCTGCTGATGGGGGACAAGgagagcgccaccgcgatgtACGAGCGAGTGCACCGGTTCAACCCGGCAATGTCGCTTCGGCTGAAGCGAATCGCGGAGAGCACGATCAGCGCGGTGGAAGCCCGCGGGCCGTGGCCGGAGAGTTTACAGGACCAGAACCAGCAGTATCAccccggcgcgatcgagaGATTCGCGGACAGGGCTCGTGCCTGA
- a CDS encoding predicted protein yields MATAVAASNDVMDEYDPDDDPLFGRLVSLRVDEPGHSWRDGIVAHVHTEVVDGIERATGVYMVVWGKFDRTEDVMRIPAKEREWSGKIDMVRMQMQGRLRILDTKIPGERDPEPRNADPEQPTSDQAQSEPEALHVRTPQQSHPTAVTAAPATSSERETPSEDQEYDPDDPRGMSVRLRGWIDELHTFQKNTKGDRLNTDLVKKTIGYFLDRHLQKAEGIIEEIDTRRWRLMEASSSAAARGGSVTMQRRRLQQLDAEAFEFLTEIASEAQKKFFQPLCRVNAMMLVDYLRQKYPGDRDVQPGHEAARREVDWTALGRDAGSIGRHLGQSEALARALGGTLAGEPSLAASPSLEDAEEQAVALSVRYARKHGVEPGEWSGGRRLMKAGNVRGMGRLSRPETVGKETDESTAEERLELLEREANARIGRLQRSLKDDGARDFKDCFFDPNSFAKSVEGMLDLATAVHSGNAGIVPEEDRSKWRESIVGRVGPADGPPNQENYQTQTFVVQFDLKTFRAWGGVDEEPDPNDAAEDDGRLVWMARDRDHYAALLDDDGDKAKAALAALCLNGDDAAVVTAVAFIYREAMSDETFFQKWASGVLGKFAGWCAAAQAGPVKEITERAARRVAREWLEIYGEVDPQWRSEDVNFVSEGLHAIRELGIECEDTRAALRQVAAKFPSDWYLRGVDSKKPSTYKSTEERENYEKMTTALIWSYFLHDAGIMDGRCIKGDTLEDIRRLCETDVDLREHMPLDDVRNAPDFDQLAYFVTHKVFNYSDWGRKRLDPVEWSVELDFLRDHIDHVRVKNGRGDVHLCGEFVCCLRTFGLYASNDEKVRQAVEWIAAAQNKRTGGWEIRDHDLQNSFHATICAVDALITPTMDGSAPLGKVNARKAGVRTSKRQREREEEEERRRRRARKEAPTIRLFPWEQPHPLEEE; encoded by the exons ATGgccacggcggtggcggcgtcgaatGACGTCATGGATGAGTACGACCCAGACGATGACCCGCTCTTCGGTCGGCTCGTTTCCCTCCGCGTTGACGAACCcggacacagctggcgcgacGGCATCGTGGCTCACGTGCACACGGAGGTGGTGGACGGGATtgagcgcgcgacgggggtaTACATGGTGGTGTGGGGGAAATTCGACCGCACCGAGGACGTCATGCGGATACCCGCGAAAGAACGAGAG TGGTCCGGAAAAATCGACATGGTCCGCATGCAGATGCAGGGAAGGCTTCGGATTCTCGACACCAAGATACCGGGAGAGCGTGACCCGGAGCCTCGCAATGCTGATCCCGAGCAGCCGACATCCGATCAGGCCCAatccgagcccgaggctcTTCACGTGCGGACGCCGCAGCAGTCACATCCaaccgccgtcaccgccgcgcccgccaccaGCTCGGAGCGAGAGACGCCATCTGAGGACCAAGAgtacgacccggacgacccgcgcggcatGAGCGTCCGCCTCAGAGGATGGATTGACGAGCTACACACGTTCCAGAAGAACACCAAGGGCGACAGGCTCAACACGGACTTAGTAAAGAAGACAATAGGATACTTCCTGGATAGGCACCTCCAGAAGGCGGAAGGAATCATCGAGGAAATCGatacgcggcgatggaggctcATGGAGgcatcgtcgagcgcggcggcgcgcggcgggagcgtcaCGATgcagcgtcggcggctccagcagctcgacgccgaggctttCGAGTTTCTCACCGAAatcgcgagcgaggcgcagAAGAAGTTCTTCCAGCCGCTGTGCCGGGTAAACGCCATGATGTTGGTCGATTACCTCAGACAAAAGTACCCCGGCGACAGGGACGTGCAACCCGGCCACGAGGCTGCCAGGCGCGAGGTTGACTGGACCGCCTTAGGGAGAGATGCGGGCAGCATCGGGCGGCACCTCGGCCAATCCGAGGCGCTGGCTCGCGCTCTCGGCGGGACACTCGCCGGGGAGCCTTCACTCGCCGCATCGCCATCGCTCGAAGACGCGGAGGAGCAGGCCGTCGCACTGAGCGTGCGCTACGCGAGAAAACACGGCGTGGAGCCCGGGGAGTGGTCCGGCGGGAGGCGACTGATGAAAGCGGGGAACGTGAGGGGTATGGGCAGGTTATCCCGCCCGGAGACGGTTGGAAAAGAGACGGACGAGTccacggcggaggagcgacTGGAACTactggagcgcgaggctaACGCTCGAATCGGAAGGCTGCAGCGGAGTTTgaaggacgacggcgcgagagATTTCAAGGATTGTTTCTTCGATCCGAACAGTTTCGCAAAGAGCGTCGAGGGTATGCTGGACCTGGCCACCGCGGTGCACAGCGGCAACGCTGGCATCGTCCCGGAGGAGGACCGATCCAAGTGGCGCGAATCGATCGTCGGCCGGGTCGGCCCCGCGGACGGCCCGCCCAACCAGGAAAACTATCAGACCCAGACGTTCGTGGTTCAGTTCGACCTCAAAACGTTCAGGGCGTGGGGCGGGGTTGACGAGGAACCGGATCcaaacgacgcggcggaggatgacgggCGGCTGGTGTGGATGGCCCGAGACAGGGACCACTACGCCgctctcctcgacgacgacggcgataaggccaaggctgcgctcgcggcgctgtgcctcaacggggacgacgccgcggtcgtcaccgccgtcgcgttcatATACCGCGAGGCTATGAGCGACGAGACGTTTTTCCAAAAGTGGGCGTCCGGGGTGTTGGGAAAATTCGCGGGatggtgcgccgccgcgcaggcgggGCCCGTGAAGGAAATCacggaacgcgcggcgaggcgcgtgGCGAGGGAGTGGTTGGAGATTTACGGCGAGGTGGACCCGCAGTGGCGCAGCGAAGACGTCAACTTCGTCTCCGAGGGACTGCACGCGATCAGAGAGCTCGGCATCGAGTGCGAGGACACTCGCGCGGCTCTGCGCCAAGTCGCCGCCAAGTTCCCCAGCGACTGGTACCTGCGGGGCGTGGACAGCAAGAAGCCGAGCACGTATAAATCCACCGAGGAGAGGGAAAACTACGAGAAGATGACCACCGCGCTCATCTGGTCTTATTTTCTCCACGACGCGGGCATCATGGACGGGAGGTGCATCAAAGGGGACACCCTGGAGGACATCCGCCGCTTGTGCGAAACAGACGTCGACCTTCGCGAGCACATGCCACTGGACGACGTGAGGAACGCTCCGGATTTCGATCAACTCGCGTATTTCGTGACGCACAAGGTGTTCAACTACAGCGACTGGGGTCGGAAACGGCTGGACCCGGTGGAGTGGAGCGTCGAACTCGATTTCCTCCGCGACCACATCGACCACGTCCGCGTGAAgaacggtcgcggcgacgtgcaccTCTGCGGTGAATTCGTGTGCTGCCTCCGAACCTTCGGCCTGTACGCGTCGAACGACGAGAAGGTGCGTCAGGCGGTCGAGTGGATCGCGGCCGCGCAGAATAAGCGGACCGGAGGGTGGGAGATTCGCGATCACGACCTGCAGAACTCGTTTCACGCGACCATATGCGCCGTGGATGCGCTGATCACGCCCACGATGGACGGGTCGGCTCCGCTCGGTAAGGTGAACGCGCGCAAGGCCGGCGTGAGGACGAGCAAGAGGCAGCGAgaacgcgaggaggaggaggagcgccgaAGGCGACGTGCGAGGAAGGAGGCGCCGACGATCAGGCTGTTCCCGTGGGAGCAGCCGCATCCGTTGGAGGAGGAATAA